In one Chitinispirillales bacterium genomic region, the following are encoded:
- a CDS encoding KTSC domain-containing protein — protein sequence VIDAVSYDAKTRIVSVTFPSGATYEYNNISLEMLKQWAYAPSLGGYFTRFIRPYFIYGK from the coding sequence GTTATAGATGCGGTTTCTTATGACGCAAAAACAAGAATTGTAAGCGTAACGTTTCCAAGCGGCGCAACTTATGAATATAACAACATAAGCCTTGAAATGTTAAAACAATGGGCTTATGCGCCGAGTTTGGGCGGTTATTTTACAAGATTCATCCGCCCTTACTTTATATACGGAAAATAG
- a CDS encoding recombinase family protein: MIYGYIRVSTDKQTVENQRYEINSILGFRVVFDCEDSNENEKREVE, encoded by the coding sequence ATGATTTACGGATATATCAGAGTTTCCACCGACAAGCAAACGGTAGAAAATCAACGTTATGAAATCAATAGCATTTTGGGCTTCCGCGTCGTGTTTGATTGCGAGGATTCTAATGAAAACGAAAAAAGAGAAGTTGAATGA